One Sodalis praecaptivus DNA segment encodes these proteins:
- the gsiD gene encoding glutathione ABC transporter permease GsiD produces MQFWRRNAALAAMPTVAPQRIRTPWREFWRRFRQQPVAVAAGIFVVLLIIAALLAPWLVPFDAENYFDYDRLNEGPSAVHWLGVDSLGRDIFSRILMGARISLAAGVFSVIIGMAAGTFFGLLAGYYEGAWDRIIMRICDVLFAFPGILLAIAVVAIMGSGMSNVIVAVAIFSIPAFARLVRGNTLVLKHQTYIESARSIGATDRTILLRHILPGTLSSIVVFFTMRIGTSIITAASLSFLGLGAQPPTPEWGAMLNEARADMVVAPHVALFPSLAIFLTVLAFNLLGDGLRDALDSRLKG; encoded by the coding sequence ATGCAATTTTGGCGACGCAACGCCGCGCTGGCGGCGATGCCCACGGTGGCTCCCCAGCGTATACGCACGCCCTGGCGCGAATTCTGGCGTCGCTTCCGCCAGCAGCCGGTGGCGGTGGCGGCGGGGATATTCGTGGTGCTGCTCATTATTGCGGCGCTGCTGGCGCCCTGGCTGGTGCCGTTTGACGCCGAAAACTACTTCGATTACGACCGCCTGAACGAGGGGCCCTCGGCCGTTCACTGGCTGGGGGTGGATTCGCTGGGACGGGATATTTTTAGCCGGATACTGATGGGCGCCCGCATTTCTTTGGCGGCGGGGGTGTTTTCAGTCATTATCGGGATGGCCGCCGGCACCTTTTTCGGCCTGCTGGCCGGCTATTATGAAGGCGCCTGGGACCGCATTATCATGCGTATCTGTGATGTGCTGTTCGCCTTCCCGGGTATTTTGCTGGCGATTGCGGTGGTGGCGATCATGGGCAGCGGCATGTCGAATGTGATTGTCGCGGTGGCCATTTTCAGCATCCCGGCTTTCGCCCGTCTGGTGCGTGGCAATACGCTGGTGCTCAAGCACCAGACCTATATCGAATCCGCCCGCAGTATCGGCGCGACGGACAGGACCATTCTTCTGCGCCATATTCTGCCGGGCACGCTGTCGTCCATTGTGGTGTTTTTCACGATGCGTATCGGCACGTCGATCATTACCGCCGCCAGTCTGTCCTTCCTCGGGCTCGGGGCACAGCCGCCGACGCCGGAATGGGGCGCGATGCTTAATGAAGCGCGGGCCGATATGGTCGTTGCGCCCCATGTCGCGCTATTCCCCAGTCTGGCGATATTTCTGACCGTCCTGGCGTTTAACCTGCTGGGAGACGGTTTACGCGATGCGCTGGACTCGCGGCTAAAGGGCTGA
- the rlmF gene encoding 23S rRNA (adenine(1618)-N(6))-methyltransferase RlmF, whose product MKKSVPPTAEKTSLHPRNRHRGRYDFAALVAACPPLAPFVRPTPGGTPSVDFASPAAVTLLNRALLLHHYGLRHWDIPAGFLCPPVPGRADYLHHLADLLAAGNGGNIPRGRRVMLLDIGVGANCIYPIIGHHEYGWRFTGSDIDPPSLRWARHLADMNPSLAGALRLRRQSQPAAIFDGIIGAAERFDATLCNPPFHASAREAEASTRRKQIQLARSTQRRRGSTLGAGDRGGAAGDGFPVRHTDAAAANFGGRHNELWCPGGELAFVRRMVAESVAYARHCLWFTALLSKSSSLAPLYRAIEQAGASAVRTVQMGQGQKISRFVAWSFYDATGQAEWAARRWRD is encoded by the coding sequence GTGAAAAAATCCGTTCCGCCCACAGCGGAAAAGACGTCCTTACATCCGCGCAATCGCCACCGTGGCCGCTATGATTTCGCCGCGCTGGTGGCCGCTTGCCCGCCGCTGGCCCCGTTTGTCCGGCCGACGCCCGGCGGTACGCCCTCGGTGGATTTCGCCTCGCCGGCGGCGGTGACCCTGCTCAACCGCGCGCTGTTGCTGCACCATTACGGCCTGCGGCACTGGGATATCCCCGCCGGGTTTCTCTGCCCGCCGGTCCCGGGACGGGCGGATTATCTGCATCACCTGGCGGACCTACTGGCGGCCGGCAACGGCGGCAACATTCCGCGCGGTCGGCGCGTGATGCTGCTGGATATCGGCGTCGGCGCCAATTGTATTTACCCCATCATAGGCCATCATGAATACGGCTGGCGCTTCACCGGTTCGGATATCGATCCGCCCTCGCTGCGCTGGGCGCGACACCTCGCCGACATGAATCCCTCGCTGGCGGGCGCGTTGCGCCTGCGTCGACAATCCCAGCCGGCGGCTATCTTTGACGGTATCATTGGTGCGGCGGAACGATTCGACGCCACCTTGTGCAATCCGCCGTTTCACGCATCGGCGCGCGAGGCCGAGGCCAGCACGCGACGTAAGCAGATCCAATTGGCACGGTCGACGCAGCGCCGGCGGGGAAGCACCCTCGGTGCGGGGGATCGGGGTGGCGCAGCGGGCGACGGTTTCCCGGTGCGCCACACCGACGCGGCGGCAGCCAATTTTGGCGGTCGGCATAATGAACTATGGTGTCCAGGCGGCGAGCTGGCATTTGTCCGCCGTATGGTCGCGGAAAGCGTTGCCTATGCGCGTCACTGCCTGTGGTTCACGGCGTTGTTGTCGAAGAGCAGTTCGTTAGCGCCGCTGTATCGCGCCATCGAGCAAGCGGGCGCCAGCGCGGTGCGCACGGTGCAAATGGGGCAGGGACAGAAAATCAGCCGTTTTGTCGCCTGGAGTTTTTATGATGCAACGGGCCAGGCGGAGTGGGCCGCGCGCCGCTGGCGCGACTGA
- the gsiB gene encoding glutathione ABC transporter substrate-binding protein GsiB, translating to MQQHGKRNWLMATAVLTTLAAAPAWAAKDVVVAVNSNFTTLDPYDANDTLSQAVAKSFYQGLFGFDKDMKRQNVLAESYTASDDGLTYTFKLRQGVKFQDGTDFNAEAVKVNLDRASNPDNHLKRYNLFKMIAKTEVIDPYQVKVTLKTPFSAFINNLAHPAAAMISPAALKQYGKEIGFHPVGTGPYRFDTWNQTDFVKVTRFDGYWQQGENKLDSITWRPVVDNNTRAAMLATGEATFAYPIPYEQAKVLDNNSKVELISAPSIVQRYISLNVTQKPFDNVKVRQALNYAINKDALIKVAFSGYATPAQGPVPKGIDFSTQYQPWPYDVAKARALLKEAGYPNGFATTLWSYNNSSTSQKVLQFVQQQLNQVGVKTTVTAMDAGQRVAQVESKGVKETGVRMFYSGWSASTGEADWAISPLFASQSAPPALFNTAFYSSPKVDQDLAAALKTTSREEKARLYKDAQDTLWADAPWIFLATEKLVYARNKNLSDFYVMPDGSFEFSHADMK from the coding sequence ATGCAGCAACATGGTAAGCGTAACTGGCTGATGGCCACGGCGGTGTTAACCACGCTGGCCGCCGCGCCGGCCTGGGCCGCCAAAGATGTCGTCGTGGCGGTGAACTCCAATTTCACCACCCTGGATCCCTATGACGCCAACGACACGCTGTCGCAGGCGGTGGCCAAATCGTTTTATCAGGGATTGTTCGGCTTCGATAAAGATATGAAGCGGCAAAATGTCCTGGCGGAGAGTTATACCGCCAGCGATGACGGCCTGACCTACACCTTCAAGCTGCGCCAGGGGGTGAAATTCCAGGACGGCACCGATTTCAATGCCGAAGCGGTGAAGGTGAACCTGGATCGCGCCAGCAACCCGGATAACCATCTCAAGCGCTATAACCTGTTTAAAATGATCGCCAAGACGGAGGTCATTGATCCCTATCAGGTTAAAGTCACCCTAAAAACCCCGTTCTCGGCCTTTATCAATAACCTGGCGCACCCGGCGGCGGCCATGATCTCTCCTGCGGCGCTGAAACAATACGGCAAAGAGATCGGTTTCCACCCGGTCGGTACCGGTCCCTATCGGTTTGATACCTGGAATCAAACCGACTTCGTCAAAGTCACGCGCTTCGACGGCTACTGGCAGCAGGGGGAAAACAAGCTCGACAGCATCACTTGGCGCCCGGTGGTGGATAACAACACGCGCGCGGCCATGTTGGCGACCGGCGAAGCGACCTTCGCGTATCCGATTCCCTATGAGCAGGCCAAGGTATTGGACAATAATAGCAAGGTGGAGCTTATCTCCGCGCCGTCGATTGTGCAGCGCTATATCAGCCTCAACGTCACGCAAAAGCCGTTTGATAACGTCAAAGTGCGCCAGGCGTTAAACTACGCCATCAATAAAGACGCGCTGATCAAAGTGGCGTTCTCCGGCTACGCCACGCCGGCGCAGGGGCCGGTGCCGAAAGGCATTGATTTCTCGACGCAATACCAGCCCTGGCCTTATGACGTGGCCAAGGCGCGCGCGTTACTGAAAGAAGCCGGCTATCCCAACGGTTTCGCCACCACGCTGTGGTCGTACAACAACAGCAGCACCAGCCAGAAAGTGTTGCAGTTCGTGCAACAGCAGTTGAATCAGGTGGGGGTGAAAACCACGGTAACGGCGATGGACGCCGGCCAGCGCGTGGCGCAGGTGGAGAGCAAGGGCGTGAAAGAGACCGGCGTGCGGATGTTCTACTCCGGCTGGTCCGCGTCCACCGGCGAGGCGGATTGGGCCATTTCACCGCTGTTCGCCAGCCAATCGGCGCCGCCGGCGTTATTCAACACCGCGTTTTACAGCAGTCCGAAAGTGGATCAGGATTTGGCCGCCGCGCTGAAAACTACCTCGCGCGAAGAAAAAGCCCGGCTGTATAAAGACGCGCAGGATACCCTCTGGGCCGATGCCCCCTGGATTTTCCTAGCGACCGAAAAGCTGGTGTATGCGCGCAATAAAAACCTGAGCGACTTCTATGTGATGCCGGACGGCTCCTTCGAGTTCTCGCACGCCGATATGAAATAA
- the moeA gene encoding molybdopterin molybdotransferase MoeA, giving the protein MVTPSSSLLTLEQALATMLDAVAPVTVADTENVPLTEACGRISAESIVSPVNVPPFDNAAMDGYAVRLADLTPGALLPVAGRALAGVPFTGQWPAGSALRIMTGAPTPAGAEAVIMQEYAQVDEQGVRFSVAPAAGEHIRRVGDDIRQGDEVLPAGRLLQVAELPLLASLGIASVRVCRRLRVALFSTGDELRPIGAPLAAGEIHDTNRFAIRLMLTQLGCEVIDLGIIADDAAALREAFRQADSRADLLITSGGVSVGEADYTKTMLEELGQIHFWKLAMKPGKPFAFGRLGQAWFCGLPGNPVSAAITFYQLVQPLIARLGGRRDWRTPPRLRARALTPLGKTPGRLDFQRGRYRLDDAGELTVETTGPQGSHVFSSFACANCFIVLEQARGDVAAGEWVTIEPFNALLQG; this is encoded by the coding sequence ATGGTTACCCCCTCTTCTTCTCTGCTGACGCTTGAGCAAGCGTTGGCCACGATGCTCGACGCCGTAGCCCCCGTCACGGTGGCCGACACCGAAAATGTGCCGTTAACCGAGGCCTGCGGCCGTATCAGCGCCGAGTCCATCGTGTCGCCGGTCAACGTCCCGCCGTTCGATAACGCCGCGATGGATGGCTATGCCGTCAGGCTGGCAGACCTTACGCCGGGCGCTCTCCTGCCGGTCGCGGGCCGGGCGCTGGCGGGCGTCCCCTTCACCGGCCAATGGCCTGCGGGCAGCGCGCTGCGCATCATGACCGGCGCCCCCACCCCGGCGGGCGCCGAGGCGGTGATCATGCAGGAATATGCCCAGGTCGATGAACAGGGCGTACGGTTTAGCGTTGCCCCGGCCGCCGGCGAGCATATTCGCCGGGTGGGCGATGATATTCGCCAGGGAGATGAGGTGTTGCCGGCGGGCCGGCTGTTGCAGGTGGCGGAGCTGCCGCTGCTCGCCTCCCTGGGCATTGCCTCGGTGCGCGTTTGTCGCCGCCTGCGCGTGGCCCTGTTCTCCACCGGCGACGAATTGCGGCCTATCGGCGCACCGCTGGCCGCCGGCGAGATCCACGATACCAATCGCTTCGCCATCAGGCTGATGCTTACCCAATTGGGCTGCGAGGTTATCGATTTGGGCATTATTGCCGATGACGCCGCCGCCCTGCGCGAAGCGTTTCGCCAGGCGGACAGCCGGGCGGACCTCCTCATCACCAGCGGCGGCGTGTCGGTCGGCGAAGCGGACTATACCAAAACCATGCTGGAAGAGTTGGGGCAGATTCATTTCTGGAAACTGGCGATGAAGCCCGGTAAACCCTTTGCCTTTGGCCGCCTGGGCCAGGCCTGGTTTTGCGGCCTGCCGGGCAATCCGGTATCGGCAGCGATCACGTTCTATCAGTTGGTGCAGCCGCTCATTGCCCGACTGGGGGGCCGTCGGGACTGGCGCACGCCGCCGCGCCTGCGCGCGCGCGCGCTCACCCCGCTCGGTAAAACCCCCGGCCGCCTGGATTTCCAGCGCGGCCGCTACCGCCTCGACGACGCCGGCGAGCTCACGGTTGAAACCACCGGGCCGCAGGGATCCCATGTCTTTAGCTCTTTTGCCTGCGCCAACTGCTTTATCGTACTGGAGCAGGCGCGCGGCGACGTCGCCGCCGGCGAATGGGTGACGATTGAACCGTTTAACGCCTTGTTGCAGGGCTAG
- the moeB gene encoding molybdopterin-synthase adenylyltransferase MoeB — protein MAEELSHQEMLRYNRQIILRGFDFAGQERLKASCALIAGLGGLGSAAALYLAAAGIGRLVLLDFDTVSLSNLQRQVLHTDERIGQTKVASARQALAAVNPHVTLTTVDDVLDDDGLSALLAECDIALDCTDNVAAREQLNRCCYPRRLPLISGAAIRMEGQISVFRYRPDEPCYRCLSRLFGAESLTCAEAGVMGPLVGIIGALQAMEAIKVLTDYGQSPSGKLLMLDAMTLQLREMRLPRHPDCEVCGAP, from the coding sequence GTGGCGGAGGAATTGAGTCATCAGGAAATGCTGCGCTATAACCGCCAGATAATACTGCGCGGCTTCGATTTTGCCGGCCAGGAACGGTTAAAAGCCAGCTGTGCGCTGATTGCCGGCCTGGGCGGGCTGGGCAGCGCGGCGGCGCTGTATCTGGCCGCCGCCGGCATTGGCCGGCTGGTGCTGTTGGATTTCGATACCGTCTCGCTGTCGAATCTACAGCGTCAAGTGTTGCATACCGATGAGCGTATCGGCCAGACGAAAGTCGCCTCGGCCCGCCAGGCGCTCGCGGCGGTCAATCCGCACGTCACGCTGACCACGGTGGACGACGTGCTGGACGATGACGGGCTGTCCGCGCTACTGGCCGAATGCGATATCGCGCTGGATTGCACCGATAATGTTGCGGCGCGCGAACAGCTCAACCGCTGCTGTTATCCGCGGCGCCTGCCGCTCATTTCCGGCGCGGCGATCCGAATGGAGGGGCAAATCAGCGTCTTTCGCTATCGGCCGGATGAACCCTGCTATCGCTGTCTGAGCCGGTTATTCGGCGCCGAAAGCCTGACCTGCGCCGAAGCGGGGGTGATGGGGCCGCTGGTGGGGATCATCGGCGCGCTACAGGCGATGGAAGCCATCAAGGTGCTAACCGATTACGGGCAATCGCCCTCGGGAAAACTTCTGATGTTGGATGCGATGACGCTGCAACTGCGGGAAATGCGGCTACCGCGACATCCCGATTGCGAGGTGTGCGGCGCGCCCTAA
- a CDS encoding dipeptide ABC transporter ATP-binding protein, producing MAPSDAAATFAADNGALALPGDRVLSVRNLSVQFQREGRRIEAVRNLSFDVNRGETLAIVGESGSGKSVTSLSVMRLVELGGGRIEGGTLLFRRRSGQVVDLRRASAPTLRSLRGADMAMIFQEPMTSLNPVFPVGEQIAESLRLHQGKDHRSARQEALHMLDLVRIPEARNILDRYPHQLSGGMRQRVMIAMALSCRPALLIADEPTTALDVTIQAQILQLIRLLQQEMRMGVMFITHDMGVVAEMADRVLVMYQGNDVESAAVSDVFHRPRHPYTQALLAAVPRLGSMADSDYPAKFPLLRAASATAAPSPAVPATAPVDAAAHSLWPQNTVRTDGGPILEVRNLVTRFDIRGGIFNRIQRRVHAVEKVSFSLYPGETLGLVGESGCGKSTTGRALLRLVESQGGDIVFDGQSINRLHGNALQHLRRNIQFIFQDPYASLDPRLTVGYSIMEPLLVHGVAQGKQAELRVAALLERVGLLPEHAARYPHEFSGGQRQRICIARALALNPKVVIADESVSALDVSIQAQIVNLMLDLQREYGIAFLFISHDMAVVERVSHRVAVMYLGQIVEIGPRRQVFEHPSHPYTRKLMSAVPVADPERRRRDRVLQADEIPSPIRALDDEPVVAPLERVGEGHYVARHGIGGAY from the coding sequence ATGGCGCCGTCAGATGCCGCCGCGACGTTCGCCGCCGACAACGGCGCCCTGGCGCTGCCGGGGGACCGGGTATTATCGGTGCGCAATCTCAGCGTCCAGTTCCAGCGGGAAGGACGGCGTATCGAAGCGGTGCGTAACCTCTCTTTCGACGTCAACCGCGGTGAGACGCTGGCTATCGTCGGCGAGTCGGGGTCGGGGAAATCCGTCACGTCGCTGTCGGTGATGCGTTTGGTGGAGCTCGGTGGCGGGCGCATCGAGGGCGGTACGCTGCTGTTCCGCCGGCGCTCGGGGCAGGTGGTGGATCTGCGCCGCGCCTCTGCGCCGACGTTGCGCTCGCTGCGCGGCGCGGATATGGCGATGATTTTCCAAGAGCCGATGACCTCGTTGAATCCGGTATTCCCGGTCGGGGAACAAATAGCGGAATCCCTGCGTCTGCACCAGGGTAAAGATCATCGCAGCGCCAGACAAGAAGCCCTGCATATGCTGGATTTGGTGAGGATCCCCGAAGCGCGCAATATTCTCGATCGCTACCCGCATCAGCTTTCGGGCGGGATGCGCCAGCGGGTGATGATTGCCATGGCGCTGTCGTGCCGGCCGGCGCTGCTTATTGCCGATGAGCCCACGACCGCGCTGGATGTCACCATTCAGGCGCAAATCCTGCAATTGATTCGGCTGCTGCAGCAAGAGATGCGCATGGGGGTGATGTTTATTACCCACGATATGGGCGTGGTGGCGGAAATGGCGGATCGGGTGCTGGTGATGTATCAGGGCAATGACGTGGAATCCGCCGCGGTCAGCGACGTGTTTCACCGGCCGCGCCATCCCTATACGCAAGCGCTGCTGGCCGCCGTGCCGCGGCTGGGCTCGATGGCGGACAGCGATTACCCGGCGAAATTCCCGCTCCTGCGCGCGGCCAGCGCCACGGCAGCGCCGTCGCCTGCTGTTCCCGCTACAGCGCCCGTTGACGCCGCGGCGCACTCCCTTTGGCCGCAGAATACGGTGCGCACCGACGGCGGTCCGATACTGGAGGTGCGCAATCTGGTCACGCGCTTCGATATCCGCGGCGGTATCTTTAACCGCATCCAGCGCCGGGTACACGCGGTGGAAAAGGTCAGCTTTTCTCTCTACCCCGGCGAGACGCTGGGGCTGGTGGGAGAATCCGGCTGCGGTAAATCCACCACCGGCCGCGCGTTATTGCGTCTGGTGGAAAGTCAGGGCGGCGATATCGTGTTTGACGGCCAGTCCATCAACCGCCTGCACGGTAACGCGTTGCAGCATTTGCGGCGCAATATTCAGTTTATTTTCCAAGATCCCTACGCATCACTGGATCCGCGCCTCACGGTAGGCTATTCCATTATGGAGCCGCTGCTGGTACACGGCGTGGCGCAGGGCAAGCAGGCCGAGCTGCGGGTCGCGGCGCTGCTTGAACGTGTCGGCCTGTTGCCGGAGCACGCCGCGCGCTATCCCCACGAATTCTCCGGGGGACAGCGGCAGCGGATCTGTATCGCTCGCGCGCTGGCCCTTAATCCCAAGGTGGTGATTGCCGACGAATCGGTGTCGGCGCTGGATGTCTCCATCCAGGCCCAGATAGTCAATCTGATGCTGGATCTGCAGCGGGAATACGGCATCGCGTTTTTATTTATTTCCCACGATATGGCGGTGGTGGAGCGGGTCAGCCACCGGGTGGCGGTGATGTATTTGGGGCAGATCGTGGAAATCGGTCCGCGCCGGCAGGTCTTCGAGCATCCCAGCCATCCCTATACCCGCAAATTGATGTCCGCGGTACCGGTGGCCGATCCCGAGCGCCGTCGCCGCGATCGCGTGTTACAGGCAGACGAAATCCCCAGCCCCATCCGGGCGCTGGATGATGAACCGGTGGTTGCGCCGCTCGAACGGGTGGGCGAGGGACATTATGTCGCCCGCCACGGGATAGGCGGCGCTTACTGA
- a CDS encoding isoaspartyl peptidase/L-asparaginase family protein gives MSKAVIALHGGAGALSRQTMSAEKERDYRRALDAITRSGQAILADGGSALDAVTEAVRLLEECPLFNAGIGAVFTHQGAHELDASIMDGRNRAAGAVCGVRHIRNPILAARAVMEHSPHVMFTGEGAEQFAFNRGLARVENAFFSTPERYQQLQRALAADSGALLDHDGAAAATDPIDPDRKLGTVGAVACDSQGNLAAATSTGGMTNKQAGRVGDSPIIGAGCYADNATVAVSCTGSGEVFIRTAAAHDVAALVAYAGLTLEQAAARVIFDQILPLGGSGGLIAVDAAGHVALPFNSEGMYRAVGYVGQAPDVGIYR, from the coding sequence ATGAGCAAAGCAGTGATAGCACTCCACGGTGGCGCCGGCGCACTGTCGCGTCAGACGATGAGCGCTGAAAAAGAACGCGACTACCGCCGGGCGCTTGACGCTATCACCCGCAGCGGCCAAGCGATCCTGGCCGACGGCGGCAGCGCTCTGGACGCCGTTACGGAAGCGGTACGGTTGCTTGAGGAGTGCCCGTTGTTCAACGCCGGCATCGGGGCGGTGTTCACCCATCAGGGCGCCCACGAACTCGATGCCAGCATCATGGACGGCCGCAACCGCGCGGCGGGCGCCGTCTGCGGGGTCAGGCATATTCGCAATCCCATCTTGGCCGCGCGGGCGGTCATGGAGCACAGCCCCCATGTCATGTTTACCGGCGAGGGCGCGGAGCAGTTCGCGTTCAACCGGGGGTTGGCGCGCGTGGAGAACGCCTTTTTCTCGACGCCTGAAAGGTATCAGCAACTCCAGCGCGCCCTGGCCGCGGACAGCGGGGCGCTGCTCGATCACGACGGGGCGGCCGCCGCGACGGATCCTATCGACCCGGATCGGAAATTGGGTACCGTCGGGGCCGTGGCCTGCGATAGCCAGGGTAATCTGGCCGCCGCCACCTCCACCGGCGGAATGACCAATAAGCAGGCGGGGCGGGTCGGAGATTCGCCGATCATCGGCGCCGGCTGTTATGCCGATAACGCCACCGTTGCCGTCTCCTGCACCGGCAGCGGCGAAGTGTTTATCCGCACCGCCGCGGCGCATGACGTGGCGGCGCTGGTGGCCTATGCCGGCTTGACGCTGGAGCAGGCGGCCGCGCGGGTAATATTTGATCAAATCCTGCCCTTGGGCGGGTCGGGCGGGCTTATCGCGGTGGACGCCGCCGGTCATGTGGCGCTGCCGTTCAACAGCGAAGGCATGTATCGCGCGGTCGGCTATGTGGGCCAGGCGCCGGACGTAGGAATTTACCGCTGA
- the gsiC gene encoding glutathione ABC transporter permease GsiC, with protein sequence MLNYFIKRLLGLIPTLLIVAVLVFGFVHLLPGDPARLAAGPEADASVVALVRHDLGLDQPLPTQFWRFLTHAVRGDFGTSMVSKRPVSSEISSRFMPTLWLTVTSMVWSVIFGMSLGILSAVWRNRWPDRLGMTLAVSGISFPAFALGMLLMQIFSVQLGWLPTVGADSLRHYILPSITLGAAVASIMARFTRASFIEVMQEDYMRTARAKGVRESLVVVKHGLRNAMIPVVTMMGLQFGFLLGGSIVVEAVFNWPGLGRLLVDSVTLRDYPVIQAEVLLFSLEFILINLMVDMLYAAINPSIRYR encoded by the coding sequence ATGCTGAATTATTTCATCAAGCGATTGTTGGGGCTCATCCCGACGCTGCTGATTGTGGCGGTGCTGGTGTTCGGGTTTGTCCATCTGTTGCCGGGCGATCCCGCCCGGCTGGCGGCGGGGCCGGAAGCGGATGCGTCGGTGGTGGCTCTGGTGCGCCACGATCTCGGGCTGGATCAACCGCTGCCGACGCAGTTCTGGCGCTTTCTCACCCATGCGGTGCGGGGCGATTTTGGTACCTCGATGGTTTCCAAGCGACCGGTAAGCAGCGAGATAAGCAGCCGGTTTATGCCCACGCTGTGGCTGACCGTGACCAGTATGGTCTGGTCAGTTATCTTTGGCATGTCGCTGGGCATTCTGTCCGCGGTGTGGCGTAACCGCTGGCCCGATCGATTAGGGATGACGCTTGCGGTATCGGGTATCTCCTTTCCCGCTTTCGCGCTCGGCATGCTATTGATGCAAATTTTCTCGGTGCAGTTGGGCTGGCTACCCACGGTCGGGGCGGACTCGCTGCGCCACTATATCCTGCCGTCGATTACCCTTGGCGCGGCGGTGGCGTCGATTATGGCGCGTTTTACCCGCGCTTCGTTTATCGAAGTGATGCAAGAAGATTATATGCGCACCGCCCGTGCCAAAGGGGTGCGCGAGAGTCTGGTGGTGGTTAAGCACGGCCTGCGCAACGCCATGATCCCAGTGGTGACCATGATGGGTTTACAATTCGGGTTCCTGCTGGGGGGATCGATCGTGGTGGAAGCGGTATTTAATTGGCCCGGCCTGGGCCGTCTGCTGGTGGATTCGGTCACGCTGCGTGATTATCCGGTTATCCAGGCCGAGGTGCTGTTGTTTTCCCTGGAGTTTATCCTCATTAATCTGATGGTGGACATGCTGTATGCCGCCATTAACCCCTCCATTCGCTACAGGTAA